The following proteins are co-located in the Camelina sativa cultivar DH55 chromosome 12, Cs, whole genome shotgun sequence genome:
- the LOC104734065 gene encoding uncharacterized protein LOC104734065 gives MDSLTNVNPALAAYLIEADPALWSRVYCPGDRYNIKTSNIAESINSMIKKAKGYPITYLIEFITKKLGRWYWKRREDALSLTITFSWGVEFLLAVREHYADMMTIEHIDGWRFYVRGGQHDCLVDLEAKTCSCGVFDVEKIPCSHAIKALKSSGLHMSTVVEAYYRKDYVYASYAANIMPNVEHDPIGQDIRCIPPIPKRKPGRQKKSRWLTWLELSRKKGSKPRKSHKQYACSKCKQPGHT, from the coding sequence ATGGATTCTCTCACTAACGTAAATCCGGCCCTTGCAGCGTACTTGATTGAGGCAGATCCAGCTTTATGGTCTCGGGTTTACTgtccaggagatagatacaacatcAAGACTAGCAACATTGCGGAATCTATCAACTCCATGATAAAGAAGGCCAAAGGTTATCCCATAACATATCTCATTGAGTTTATTACGAAAAAGTTAGGTAGGTGGTATTGGAAAAGACGAGAGGATGCACTTAGTCTGACAATCACTTTTAGCTGGGGTGTTGAGTTCTTATTGGCCGTAAGGGAGCACTACGCAGATATGATGACGATAGAACACATTGATGGTTGGCGTTTTTACGTTAGGGGTGGGCAACATGACTGCTTGGTTGACTTGGAAGCAAAAACTTGTTCATGCGGAGTGTTTGATGTTGAGAAAATACCATGTTCACATGCAATTAAAGCTCTCAAGTCAAGTGGATTGCATATGTCTACCGTAGTTGAAGCTTACTATAGAAAAGATTATGTCTATGCGTCATACGCGGCTAACATCATGCCCAATGTCGAGCACGATCCAATTGGGCAAGATATCCGATGTATACCTCCCATACCGAAGCGGAAGCCTGGTAGGCAAAAGAAGTCTCGTTGGCTAACATGGCTAGAACTGTCACGTAAAAAAGGGAGCAAGCCGAGGAAGTCTCATAAGCAATATGCTTGTTCAAAATGCAAACAGCCTGGACATACTTGA